A single window of Granulicella sibirica DNA harbors:
- the leuS gene encoding leucine--tRNA ligase: MAESIVRENAVETAQNPESATAEQSSPQRYNPAEIEPRWQAVWDADPSLYAAEPHDSGKPKYYCLSMLPYPSGKLHIGHVRNYAIGDVLARFMRMRGYNVLHPMGWDAFGLPAENAALKNNTPPAEWTLANIAAMKTQFHRLGLSFDWSKEVTTCLPDYYRWNQWFFLKMFEKGLAYRKKSKVNWCPECQTVLANEQVIAGCCWRHETTIVEQRDLTQWFFRITQYADELLDGLDTMDGWPDKVRTMQRNWIGRSEGTFVDFKVEGTGEIITVFTTRVDTIFGATSVQLAPEHALTTAFAKEDATLAGQVEALLDEQKAAKAAGDLGAIEKKGCATNRFAINPFNGERVPIWVGNYILADYGTGAIMSVPAHDERDFEFATKYGLDIRRVVAPNVDEPAEALTLPYTGEEEAVLIDSGEWSGEPSLEAQEKMAKHAEANGFGKKTTTYRLKDWGVSRQRYWGTPIPMVYCAANCSGEETPIPLRPEDLPVLLPAQVTITQQGGSPLGRVPEFVNTTCPRCGGPAKRETDTMDTFVDSSWYFYRYIDPKNDQAPFDSAKAAYWFPIDQYIGGVEHAILHLIYSRYWTKVMRDLGLIENAEPATRLFTQGMVIKDGAKMSKSKGNVVSPDVMIDKFGVDATRMYALFAAPPDRDLDWQEDGVAGVSRFLSRVYRLTTKFAPIAKRAGTEEAQSIEGQKLLRKLHQTIAKMTLDFSGRWHFNTSIAAIMELVNEIVTAEPAMDAEIIPPSAVAEVFRNLTLMLAPFAPFIAAELWAELGNTGVVFRHPWPEADAELAKESEIEIPVQINGKLVNVITVPAGSDEETIKAAALADPKVISRIEGKTVVKIIYVPGKLLNLVVK, encoded by the coding sequence ATGGCAGAGAGCATCGTGAGAGAAAACGCAGTGGAAACCGCACAAAATCCCGAATCGGCAACGGCTGAGCAAAGCTCGCCCCAACGCTACAACCCGGCCGAGATCGAACCCCGCTGGCAGGCCGTCTGGGACGCAGACCCCAGCCTTTACGCCGCCGAGCCCCACGACTCCGGCAAGCCGAAGTACTACTGCCTCTCGATGCTGCCCTATCCAAGCGGCAAGCTCCACATCGGCCACGTGCGTAACTACGCCATCGGGGACGTCCTCGCGCGCTTCATGCGGATGCGCGGCTACAACGTGCTTCATCCGATGGGCTGGGACGCCTTCGGCCTCCCCGCCGAGAACGCCGCTCTCAAAAACAACACACCGCCCGCCGAGTGGACCCTCGCCAACATCGCGGCCATGAAGACGCAGTTCCATCGCCTCGGGCTCTCCTTCGACTGGAGCAAAGAGGTCACCACCTGTCTCCCGGATTACTACCGCTGGAATCAGTGGTTTTTCCTCAAGATGTTCGAGAAGGGCCTTGCCTATCGCAAGAAGAGCAAGGTCAACTGGTGCCCCGAATGCCAGACCGTTCTCGCCAACGAGCAGGTTATCGCCGGCTGCTGCTGGCGGCACGAGACCACCATCGTCGAGCAGCGGGACCTCACCCAGTGGTTCTTCCGCATCACCCAGTACGCCGACGAACTCCTCGACGGCCTCGACACCATGGACGGCTGGCCTGACAAGGTCCGCACCATGCAGCGCAACTGGATCGGCCGCAGCGAAGGCACCTTCGTCGACTTCAAGGTCGAAGGCACCGGTGAGATCATCACCGTATTCACCACGCGCGTCGACACCATCTTCGGAGCCACCTCCGTCCAGCTCGCTCCCGAGCACGCCCTCACCACCGCCTTCGCGAAAGAAGATGCGACCCTCGCCGGGCAGGTAGAAGCTCTGCTCGACGAGCAGAAAGCAGCCAAGGCCGCAGGCGACCTCGGAGCCATCGAGAAGAAGGGCTGTGCCACAAACCGCTTCGCCATCAACCCCTTCAACGGCGAGCGCGTCCCCATCTGGGTCGGCAACTACATCCTCGCCGACTACGGCACCGGCGCCATCATGAGCGTCCCCGCCCACGACGAGCGCGACTTCGAGTTTGCCACCAAGTACGGTCTCGACATCCGCCGCGTCGTCGCCCCCAACGTCGACGAGCCCGCCGAGGCCCTCACTCTCCCCTATACCGGGGAAGAAGAAGCCGTCCTCATCGACTCCGGCGAGTGGTCCGGCGAACCCAGTCTCGAAGCCCAGGAGAAGATGGCAAAGCACGCCGAGGCCAACGGCTTCGGCAAGAAGACCACCACTTACCGCCTCAAGGATTGGGGCGTCAGCCGCCAGCGCTACTGGGGCACGCCCATCCCCATGGTCTACTGCGCCGCCAACTGCTCGGGCGAAGAAACCCCAATCCCATTGCGCCCCGAAGACCTTCCCGTCCTCCTTCCCGCGCAGGTCACCATCACCCAGCAGGGCGGCTCACCTCTCGGCCGCGTCCCCGAGTTCGTCAACACCACGTGCCCCAGGTGTGGCGGCCCCGCCAAGCGCGAGACCGACACCATGGACACCTTCGTCGACTCGAGCTGGTACTTCTACCGCTACATCGATCCCAAGAACGATCAGGCCCCCTTCGATTCCGCCAAGGCCGCTTACTGGTTCCCCATCGACCAGTACATCGGCGGCGTCGAACACGCCATCCTCCACCTCATCTACTCGCGCTATTGGACCAAGGTCATGCGCGACCTCGGACTTATCGAAAACGCCGAACCCGCAACCCGCCTCTTCACCCAGGGCATGGTCATCAAGGACGGCGCGAAGATGTCGAAGTCCAAGGGCAACGTCGTCAGCCCCGACGTCATGATCGACAAGTTCGGCGTCGATGCTACCCGCATGTACGCCCTCTTCGCCGCCCCACCCGATCGCGATCTCGACTGGCAGGAGGACGGCGTCGCCGGCGTCAGCCGCTTCCTCTCCCGCGTCTACCGCCTCACGACCAAGTTCGCCCCTATCGCGAAGCGCGCCGGAACCGAAGAGGCCCAGAGCATCGAAGGCCAGAAGCTCCTCCGCAAGCTCCACCAGACCATCGCCAAGATGACGCTCGACTTCAGCGGTCGCTGGCACTTCAACACCTCGATCGCCGCCATCATGGAGCTCGTCAACGAGATCGTCACCGCTGAGCCAGCCATGGACGCAGAGATCATCCCACCCTCCGCCGTCGCCGAGGTCTTCCGCAACCTCACGCTGATGCTCGCCCCGTTCGCCCCTTTCATAGCCGCCGAACTCTGGGCCGAACTCGGCAACACCGGCGTCGTCTTCCGCCACCCCTGGCCCGAGGCCGACGCCGAGTTAGCCAAGGAAAGCGAGATCGAGATCCCCGTCCAGATCAACGGCAAGCTCGTCAACGTCATCACCGTCCCCGCCGGAAGTGACGAGGAAACCATCAAAGCAGCCGCGTTAGCCGATCCGAAAGTTATCTCCCGCATCGAGGGCAAGACGGTCGTCAAGATCATCTACGTCCCCGGCAAGCTGCTAAACCTCGTGGTGAAGTAG